A window of Acropora muricata isolate sample 2 chromosome 6, ASM3666990v1, whole genome shotgun sequence genomic DNA:
TTACCAGGATTGTAGACGTTTCCGTCCAAAACAAGAGAcattcttcatttttgtcagaAAAGTTTGTTGCTTTTCTAACGTACAATGGAGTTTTTAGTAACTACTAAAGGCCTGAGGAAGGGGTTGTGTTTTATAGACCCTGCCCGAGAGGACTTGAAAGTCAAACTTTTCGCACACACAATTACAAACACAGCACTTTCTCTTTCTCAGTTATTCTTAAATGATGACCTCGCAGGGATGGATCGCAGCTTGATAATCCGAAAGACCACAAACCTGAAAGGAGATCTAACAAAGCAAGACCAGCTCGGAAAATCACCGAAATTCCTGCAGAAAAAGGAGGAAAGAACAACAAACTTAAAGTCTAAAATTATTATCTTAAATTTGCTGCAAACTTCCTTTCCGGCATCTTTCCGAAGGAACTAACTTTTCTTGATCCGAGCCCTTTTCTACATAGACAAAAAGCTGAGACGAGAAGGAAGATACGACCTCAGTCTTCAGAAATGAAAGCCGATCTGACTCCTGGCAGACGTTTGAAATAGTAGACAAGAGAGTTTCATTGACACGAGTAAATTAGTTGCTGTTCTAACTCTACTAAAGAAAAGtcgcaaaaaaataataataaagaaatgcaAGGTGCAATGCCAATTAAAAATGGCGGGCGTCTATTCGTGCCTGAACTGTGGTTGTCACgacaacgtgacgtcacaccgTAGAACTCTATTCCGGACTTTCCCACTATCTCGCATATTATTATCTAGCCTTgcaaatggaagaaaaaaaaaaggtcatgGATTGTATTGTAGTTTTATGTGAACACCAAGCACAGTATACCATCCAAAAGAAGCAAGTCCCAGATAATGAGCACAGCATCCCAATTCGGCAAAGATGTAAATAAAGCCATGAACCAAGGGGTGAGGTACATCAATGGAGATACGCCCAGTGACTCCTGCAATTATAAGAATTAAAgataattagtatttaccaaatcagtggatagcaattttcgcgcgttttgattggctcccgtaactcggaatatccttggctattcactgttttgcgaacggagagaaaaatggcgcgtcgttttgcgaaagtttcagaagaagaaattaaagaagcgtttttttatccatctgatttggtaaatactaaaacaactatccccctcagggtcggtgaagagcggcggatatatacctcgacgcttcgcgtctcggtatatatccaccacttttcacctccccttcggggaatagttgtatactatacTTCAactaatatttaacaattagactacgagcccgagttttctaagagcagatagtcaacgaggcacagtcgagttgactatcgctcggagaaaacgagggcgagtagtctaattgttttagtataaatttacaatggtctcattgtataaaaatgtaaagtaatggttaaatggtttaaagtgttttattgtgtttacatcggcaattcaaattcaaggtttcaaacactgcgcgcgatgtgcactgaagcttcgtgatatacaatttaaaattcgtgatacacaatttaaaatttaaagcttcgtgattggtcaaaataaataggagaacgattttcattggctattcacaactgttgactatcagcagtctacgagtaatatagccaatcagattcacgatagactacgagtacaTTTATACTAAAAGTTGGTATCAAACAATTTGAAAcgtgtcaaatttccaccgtttcgagcgttagcccttggtcagaGCGAATAGGCGGGTTGTGGGTTGTGTGTGTTTATATAGAGGGTGGAGGGAGGAGCtatgccattttcaaaatggtgatttgaacatatgaataaattatttgaaCGAGAAGATTTTATTGATTCCGTGGGGGTCAAGAGTGCCGAGTTCAAAGATGAATTTTTCTTAGAGGTTTCTATGACCTTCTGTGTTCCCTTTCAGATCGTCATGTTGTGGATAGAGTGGGTTAGGAGCTTGAAATGACGCGCAACTGATTAGAAGTATCgttatttttttcaacatcaagaggatgttcgcggaagcggtctgTAAGTCTTCTCCCTGTTTGTCCTCCTTAATTTTTTGCATAGTGTGCAGATTATGGCATAACATGACATTAGTGCAGATGCATGCAACTCTGCCGAGTTCCAGCTCGACTTATTAAGGCCCATAACAtcatatcaactttattcaagggaaggataccagagCTTATCCCTATCGAGGGTATCCGCCCGCAGCCACACGGAGAGAACAGGACAGACaccaacaccgggaactccgtgccccaCTCTTTGTAACGTCCCACAGTTTTACGAACACGAAGTcgtgagacagggcctacggtttagactccatatccgagaagacttgaatgTCTAACCATTTCCAGAGGTAAttaaaaaggcagcactttctcttcagttacaATAAGAGAGTGGTGGTCCGGCCGGGGTGCGAACCCGAAACCACCCGCATGGTGCTCCGACACTCcgcaaccaactgagccatttCTACcaaataataatcactttagaACTTTTCAATATTTACCAAATGTTTGCCAAGTTTTGGCCTTCTTTGCCTCATCAGTCTCCGAAAAACGCCAGTATGCTTTTTAATTCTGTAAAGCAAATCAAGTATTTTGACAATCACAACCAGGAAGGATTCATGCCACACATTCTAGGAAGCTTTCACACAGGGAACTTCAGCAATGACGGGGACCGCAACGACAGGGAAAAAGTCattcgttttgaaacaaatattaatTTGCACAAATGTGcctattttgcaatttttccatCTTTTTTGATTTCCACAATGTTGGCGAAGTGCACTACAATTGGACTGGTGTGCGCGCCGCAGAATCAAACATCGAGAATTCAATATTTGTCtgttcaagttgtcatcaaaacttaaaatgtgacaatttcaagttgttgttttgctgagGATGGCACGGAATtgtaaagtgcgtgccgcacgagcGGCACGCTTAATTTTATACATTCGACtgccaatcaaattcttaatttgtggcattTTCCTTGAGTTTGTCATTGGGAaggtagggagtttaagatttgacgacggcactgtcaacgacaacgccacaaatcaatgatttaattgactgaataaagaaaaaataaataatcgtgctgcacgtgcggcacgcttttgatgcaatgttttgacgtagtctgccaatcGATGACGtgtaattttcatatttgaggttctgacgacatcgcgagctcgcagcagtaaatctttcattctttgcctttacataaaaatcattcgtgccaaggaagcgaaagtgcagttctcgtattttgtacaacgtgttCAACATAGAATAATCGCAAAGGACTTAACTTAAGGCAAAGTTCAATTTCaatgtgacattttcgttgcagttgccgtcgtagcttcttaaatagggagctttagcaatgacgacggcaacggcaagaaaacatcacattaaaattgaacttatTGTCACACAAATATGCCTAATTGTGTCTACTTGTGATTGTCCTATCTTGATCGCGTTCTATAATTTTGACAAAGTACGCTATAACTAAATTCGTTCGTGTGCcgtgaaattaaatacagaAAATTAAAGCTGTACAGTTGTATgcccaagttgtcatcaaaacgaaacgttgttgttttgcagaggatggcacggacttgctCATATgcgcgtgccacacgtgcagcacgcttattttcctcactcgaccaattaaattgtttatttgtggcgttgtaGTTGCCGTCTCCGTCGTCGATACTAAAGCTCTCTTATTCCCTGGTTACGCAAAGACGACTGTCAAGGCAACGAGGACGTCATTCCAAAACACTAGTTCACAATATTTTGATctaaaagaattgtttcaagTCGTACAGAagataaaatgaaaactaactATCGAAGCATTTGAATGGTATGAGGGGATTAGAAACTTGGGGAACAAAACTAGCTTTTCAGCATCGTGTGCTGGTGTCATCCTTGGTCATTTCGCGTCGTTATTTCGTAGGCAATGTCACacaaatatgtcaaaatgaGAAAATGCATGTGAGCGGTGTGTCGCGCGTGCGGAgcttaaacatgcaaatttctGACGTCCTCGTGGACATCGTTATGGCGAAAGCCCCCAAATGATGACGGCGAGGACAACGAAAAAGTAATGGGGTGTTTACATGTAAAATCTCGTACCGGTACGAGTTGTACTGGTATGAGATTTTCaaccggtatcatgtaaacaaatacagagcgATAAGTAAGAACCGGGATGAACTCGTACcagaatgaaactcgtaccggtatcatgtaaacaccccctaagGAATTTATCAGTATTAATACTGTATGAGtacataattattgttaacatcTTTTAATGCAACACGACACAAATTCAGATTGCAATCTTGCCTCACTGCGCTGTTACATGTACACAGTGTTACTGCTTTTGGTTAAGTCTGGAGCTGCATTCATCTCTTGAGAAACTTACGGTGCGGTACGCAACTTTCACAGGACACGTACAGTCATAGACTAACGTTTCCCAAGTTGCTTTCCTTTCGAAAAACTCACTTGTCAAGAGAATCACTGAAATAACCAGCTAAATACTTTGGCCTTTCAAACATCGATACCAAGCACCAAAAGGAATCCTACGAGAGAATATATTTTATAATATGATTTTGATTGAGCCAGTTCGTTGCATTAATGGCAACAATAACCTAacattgaattgaataaaggaATAATTATCCAAGAACACAAGCTGAACTGCCTACCTCTTCATTCATATTCATTAGAAACATACCAGCTATGTATGACATGCCTGTGAGGATAAGAAATAAATTATctctaagaggattttttgttcttgctgttgtgctactgtaTATTGATATACACAAATACAGAGGCAACGTAACCTCTAAAAATGTCATCCTCAGCTTATTACAGCATTACAAAAAATGCTGACCGATCAAGTGGTGGTACTTGGAGGTATAAAAGTGTCCATAGTTTTGATGGAAGTCAAATGATGATTATGAAAGAACACAGTTATTATTTTGCCATCTTGTGAAACTTTTGCAGTTTTTCTCCCAATCGAGACACAGAGGGGAATCCTAATCTATAAACTGTGTCGTGAAAATGCCAAAAGTTAATATACTGTAGGGAtaaaaaactgaacaaaagttgttaaaaaaaatgtaactttgagAGCGCTTTAAAACTGGTCATAGCAAAAGACTAaatacaaaatgttttatatatGGAGGGCGCATACCTTGGCAATATGAAACCTCAGGGTTATACATAGCATATACGGCAAGCACTCGAAACAATGCTGCACGACCTTCCTTCCCTTCGCTTGTGCCTTGTATGAACATCTTGTGACTTGGAAAAGACCTGTCTAAGATGTCAATAATAAGATGGTCACCCTTGAGGAGCAGAGTCAGTTTGGCCTGAAACAGGTCTCAGTTGGCTATCATCCAAGGGTCAGTTTTGACAGATAATAGATGCTCTTCATAAATGgttgccaattcattattcttttgtccttgtgcaaattatcctaccaagcctcactgtcatgtgctaaattgaaaagaactcTTGCTcgaaggtgaggcttggtaggctaatttgcataataacagaacaaaaataacacagctgccatttatgaatagggtctatagaCTAGTATTGATTAGTTTAACTAATAATAAGTAAATTAGGTTGGAACATCCCCATATGGGAGCCCTAATATTGTTATTTGTGAGCGacttgtcagaaattagcagCTCAGCCACAAGAAACCTCTGCACCAGATATGCAGGTGACTGGCCAACAAGCTGACAAGATTTGTAGAAAAAGGAAGAGGAGAGAAGGAAGCTGGCAAGATGCTTGTCCACTATTGAGGATAAACATACTGTAGCattaaaattgattttattGTTGATTTATCCTCTGTCATTTCTAAAGTAGAGACTGATGCCATCTCACCAATGTCCAGCATGATTTGCCTGAAGACAGTTATCTGTTTTTGAAGATTCTTTTTCCACTGCCGCGTCATTATGATTGTGTCAGGGCTGTCTATTATCATATCTTCCTTGTTGTTATCATTAATGGATCCTTTTATTGAAAATAAGAacaacaaataataacaattattattatcaaattattattattattattatttgttgttaAATGTAAATTATTCTTAATAGTATGCAATGAAAGTGTCTCTAAGTAATACACAGTCTTTCACAACTTTGGATGCCAAGTTGTTTTCATCAAGCAAAGAAGATGAGGAGGGAGGGCAAAGAGGAAACTTAGTTCATTCTTTCCCTCACCAATTTTGGCTGCAGATAAAAACAACATGGTGATAAAAGTACAGAGTTCTTAAGCTACATGTGGATAATAATTAGTTATTTTCATTGAgtaatttaaattaaaacaaaaaccacaatgaaaggaaatgaaagaaTGATCTGACTAGTCAAATCCACATAATCCATTCATGACCAAGCCTTTCATAAAAATATGTCATTCTTATGTTGTATTTTCATGGCTTTTTGCTAAATTCCTACCAATGATGTGTCCTAGTCTTGAAAGGCAGTTTACTCCTCCGTATTCACTGACTCCTAAGTCAACAAGAAGTTGGCGAATCTGGGCTAATTTGTCCTGCACACAAGGAGAAAATATCACTGAGTACAAAAGATCAACTTTGTAACCCTGCAAAGGGCTAAATCCTCTAAATGAATGAACAGCCTTAGTCTCCCTTTATACTTGCCAGTGCAAGGGGATGAATAGCAGGAAGCAAGGAGAaaccaataaaattaatgtagttACCTCAATGAGGTAGGACTGCCTTTCCTCTGATCAATACAATCTTCTACTTCACTTCCTTTGCTAATTGATTTATTTGATTAATTTATTCAGACTAATTTTCCTGTATGGACTAAAGATAATGTTACCTGGTAATTGAAGGATGACATGACCTTCATAGCTTGGTTACCAATCAGCTTCTTCCACACCTGTCCTCTCATGTCATCAGGTACACCATGCTTGATGTATTGTCGTAGCTGTGCAATAAACAAGTAAATTGAGGGAACTGGTGACTTAAAGGCTAGCTCCGAGAGGTTTTGCAATTCACCTGCAGCGGCTCTTGCCTTGTTGACTAGACACATCCTTTTGACAAAATTGTTGGCTGCATTGGGTCAATATAAACTTTGtccaaattgaaattaattttaacaacATAGATCCAATAGGAGGAAGACTAATTTCTCTGTAAACTAAATACAAAAAATGATACTTATATCAATTGATCAATCTTTATTTGTACTTACTCTTGctcaaaataaaatttacaatGATGAAAATTTATATTAAAGGTAAAAACTAGAGTGCTGACTGCCTTGAAGATTGGACTATCGCCTTCTTACCAGTTCATTAGTattagcttacttgatttcaaatccgcagttcaatatataaaacatttcatatatatcactTCTTACCTGTTATAGGCAGGCCATAAATTTAAATCATTTGCACTGCTGCCACACAACATCAAACCGTTTTTATTGGGTGACCAATATTGCTTTACTTAAGGTATATACTTGGCCATGCATTTGGGTTGTGAAATTTCTAATAGTATAACAAGAACAATAACGATAACAAGTTGAAcacaacagtaataataatgctaataataataatgataataataacaacaataatagtaataataattgatgtACCTGCTTTGGGGAGAAAAGTTGGCTCTGTTCCCAGTTGGTCAGTGTCTCTGCCCAGTAGTTTCTTGTTTTAGCAGACAAGTCAGCTGAATTTATGCTAAATAGAAAATATGAATTTTTACATATAAGTTTCCAGTCAAACCTTGGGCTGTGTAGACTGTAGACTAAAATACGGGGGGAGGGGAAAGAAAGCCTCAgaattaaataataatgataataataagaataagaataataataagaataagaataacaataataataataataacaacaacattgcAGAAAGTCAAGGTTACTGTTTAAAGGAACATTTTGTAAAATCCTAACCAAATACTGTTTATAGATCCAGAACGAAATCTTGCTTCTTTGGCAGATTGTGCAATAGGATATAAATAACTTTAGCTTGTGCTCTGGCCAGCCTTTTTCTGAGCAACCCTGCTTCCTAGATGTTAGTTAGGTTAAGGTTAACAATAATATCACCAGCTTACTTGTAATCATGACTTCTGTTGTCTTCTTCAGCCAACAGAGATCCTTGTTTGTAAACAGCAAAACCATAATGGTCGTAGGAAGACAAATGATTAGACGGCAAGTCGACTTCATGTTGTGCCATTTTGTTCGAAAGTCTATTTACTGGTTTCCGAAAAGTTCGTGGGCTTTTGATTCTTGATAAAGGTAAATACCATAAATTTCAACAGTAAGTGATTAGGCTCCTCTTCGAAAGATTGATTAAACTAAAATTTCAGAATATAATTGTCACTTTCGTCAATACGTCGTTGTCCGTGTCcgtgaaaaacttttgaaaacaacCGCCTTTGGACCTACGCGGAGGTACTGGGATAAAGGGGTCCAGTCTCTGCGTTTCGACTTGCCTGAGCAGTATTGGGGTCCTCGTGGATTAATTATTTTTGCACCCCACATGTTTGAACAAGCATTTTTTATCTTGGTTTGAATCGATCCAATGTTTTTCCTTCAGCCAAACAATTAAACTGTAACTAGAGAAAAGTTTTTGAAACgattttcaaacaaagaaatcaTCAATGAGGCAGAATAAGGTGTGAAAAGTTTACTCGAAAGCCCAACTTCATCTCAAACGGAAGACAAAATTGAGGCATATGAGTGCGCATcgtggaaaagaaaaaaagaaagggaaaaaaaaagaaaataggaaaGAACACAATCATGGAAATGGCTTGGAATTCTCAAGTTCATTTTTTATGGCGCGCGCTCTATGCGCCATGATAATTAAGACGTCATAAACGCCATCTTTGATTCTTGGTTTATGACACTATGTTTTCACTCCATGAAACTACAAACTCGTGCACATACCAGAATCCCTGTCATATGCCCGGGTAAGTGAGCATTAGTTGGCTATCAGCGATATTCGAGACCAAGTAAAATTTAAGTGTAGCCACGAATTACATTTCGGAGATATTTTCTGATGGCGGGACCGATGTCAGCGGGATTATTTCGCTACAAAATACTTGTGATTTGACAAATTCCTTTAACGCTGCCTCCGTTTTCTTCTTGTCTTTGTTTCTgaattaatttattctttttatttgtAATAATAACTGACATATGAGAATAACACTAAATTACAGTCAGTAATAAACTACCACGTTGATCCAGCAAGCACGCTTTTCGGCTAGGACGACAAGGGACGACATCAACCGACGACGCGTTTCATTTCCCTTGCTTGCAATGCTTGGACCATTATTGAAGACAATCGTCAGAAAGGGGATCTCTTTCTTCAAGTATTAGTCTCCCGATTCTTAAGAGTACTACTGTGTTCCAGCGATACATGCATCAAATGATGACTGCGAAAACCATTATTTgcacaaagaattttaaataTGATGTGACGTGTTACCTGTTTCCGTCATCGCTCCGTTCTTCCGAACAAAAGAATCAAAATGACCCATTCTTTTTTTCTACTGTAGGTATGCCGGCTACTGTCCACAAGTTAAGTTCCGTCACTATGGTGCTACATTCGGTAACGCAACAGCCAAATGTTTTCAGGACAGAAGAACAGCTGAACTCAACACTAGCGTCATGACCAAGCCAGGAGTAAGCAAAGACGGAAGGGACAGATTTCCTACGATGTACTCAAATTCACCAGATCTTCTTCTCTTAACGATTGCGATAAAAAGAGGAAGATGGTGTAATGCTAAGAACTATTCTCTGTTCAATGAACACAAAAGAGGGCGAGAAGTGAAAGAATTTGACAAGGTACTAATTTTTACTTCTCTTTTTCTCGATTTTTCTCAATGAAATGCAGTTTGTGACTGTTTTCTCAAACAAGCCTAACAAAGTTTAAATAGTCCATTCGCAAACCAGCAATTTTCACCCTCGCCGATCAAGTATCTCTCAGCTCGTCACGTACTCCACTGCGTACGCATCCATTCCTATTACAAGTACAGATCACTTTCCACAAGCATCCAAATATTTCCGTAAGggtatttttttctcaatatGCAGTGTGATGAAATCTGCGTCTGCGCGTATcgattttgaatttgtgaaataaACCCCACCTACAGTGCATAAAAGCGCATGCGCTATTTGCATCATGAGACTTTGTAGTCGAAAAGCTGGGCTTTCATACagctttgttttccatgacGGAAAGCGCCTCACATGTGTTGACATGGGGGCAAAAAGGgagaaaaaacataaaaaaaaaaaaaacaaacaaacaaacaaaaaaacatctgCTTCCGAAAATATACCATAAGGTTGAAATTTTAATGTGGTCGAGGTCACACCAATAATTATGCCTAATATTCTTCTTGGAAGCTGAGTTCTTGGGCCCGGTGGAATGACAGTTTGATAACAGGCTTTTAACATTTACGATGTTTTGATTCTATCTATTTCCTTAACAAGCTTGCACAGAATCACCGAGATTACTACATGGACTCAAGCGGCACAATTCCAAGAGAGGATAAATTTGTTGTTCCACGAAAACGGCCCGCTAGCAGTGGGTGAGGAACGGTTATGATATAAAATCACATGCACGTAGCTTTTGCGCAAGGATTCATTGATGACCATACTGTTCAATTTTGAATACATAGAAATTTTTCTgttgtttaaccctttcactgccttAGGTGCCCACAGGTGccctcgtcaatggggaaccccttggcagcgAAGGGGTTAATCGCAAGCCGATTTCCTCATCAAATTTACAAGAAACGAAGTAGCAGCTAGACTAGTACTGCTAAGGCTCTTTGATTTCCGGTCGGCGAGAGTTCAAATGAACAGACGAAACAACGCGTAAGCGTAAGACTGGGACGTTTGACTCCTGACTCGACATCACATGTTTTAGTGTCTGTCTCCACAAAAGTGGggcatggggggggggggggtgttccTCCCTGGAGTAATCGCAAAACATTTAATTGaccgcaaagttctattttgaagtgacgtttttgttgcagctTGCGTCCAAGTTTCTTTAACTctctaaaatttaattttgtgctCGGTTACGCAAGCAACAGACTTGCAAAAATTACGACGCTGATCGCAATATTAATGACCTGAAAAAGGAACGACAACAACGCTAAAAATAAAGACAGCAGACTTTGAATTCGCTCTCTAATCCTttactgttttcatttttacttcACAGTTGGCAAAGCACAAACACCACCGATTTTCTTAGAAATGACGTGAAAATTAAATGTTCCTTGAGCAGTAAATCGATATCACTGGAAGACAAGGGCAAAGTATCACAGGGAGCTTCTTTGAAAATGCGCCCGCGGTCACCGGGTAACTGGAGGGACCGCGCTCTGCGAGATGTCTATTTTGAGAAGCGGTGATAGTCAATAGCGCATGCTAAGCCTTACAACCAACACTCAGACCAACTCTTGGAATTGAATCC
This region includes:
- the LOC136919676 gene encoding TBC1 domain family member 10B-like; this translates as MAQHEVDLPSNHLSSYDHYGFAVYKQGSLLAEEDNRSHDYNINSADLSAKTRNYWAETLTNWEQSQLFSPKQLRQYIKHGVPDDMRGQVWKKLIGNQAMKVMSSFNYQDKLAQIRQLLVDLGVSEYGGVNCLSRLGHIIGSINDNNKEDMIIDSPDTIIMTRQWKKNLQKQITVFRQIMLDIDRSFPSHKMFIQGTSEGKEGRAALFRVLAVYAMYNPEVSYCQGMSYIAGMFLMNMNEEDSFWCLVSMFERPKYLAGYFSDSLDKIKKHTGVFRRLMRQRRPKLGKHLESLGVSPLMYLTPWFMALFTSLPNWDAVLIIWDLLLLDGISVIFRAGLALLDLLSDNVLSLNEMSQALPVLLRPPANLLRRDRFVSAIWRVKPIQKWEIDSLQGVLDEEKENQGKRRLSDASLTREGSRKKQRTMRLNPFKETQEVAAQPSVLKRFVGLFSFMDKPAVLFKSSDIEMTTFSVANDQSPSVPPLHFSPSERPFNSTRETPLERDNSRRPSRRRSGNHGKDALRRRRAAQWVVRENPLRRSPRLGGQQTTPERGYSPATLVQSSATNQHAFRLFSTPTPLRCSQVQVRPQASSLAPDSSPVSILSPGLTVMTPDVEMASLGLTDKTSPCVKNSMVEVS
- the LOC136920953 gene encoding ciliary microtubule inner protein 2C-like: MFSLHETTNSCTYQNPCHMPGYAGYCPQVKFRHYGATFGNATAKCFQDRRTAELNTSVMTKPGVSKDGRDRFPTMYSNSPDLLLLTIAIKRGRWCNAKNYSLFNEHKRGREVKEFDKLAQNHRDYYMDSSGTIPREDKFVVPRKRPASSG